In Planctobacterium marinum, the DNA window TACAGCACTATCCGTTAACCCTGTATTAATCAACGACAGATATTTCAGTGAGCGTTTGTGGTGAAGTACGTCAAGGCCTTGCTCTATTGCAACATCCGAGTTAGATTTGTTTGAAATATACAAGCCTTTCAGGACTGTTAAAGGGGCCAGCGGAGATAAATCGCTGATTTGACTGTTAGCTATCTCCAGATAATTAAGAGAATCAAACGCGGCAATTCCCTCAAGGGAGAGCACTGAGTCATCTCCCCACGTAAAACAATCTACTGAACTAATCTGCGAGGTCAGTGTGACATCTCCTCTACGATTGACCTGGTCGCTAATGCATTTTTTTAATACTGTATCGGTTATCTGTGACAGTGCATCATCAATAGATGTCTGTTCGGGGTTACGTGGTGCGGTACTGACCAAATTATCACGCACATTGTTAACGGCGCTAGTGGCATCTGACGCATCGTTGTCAAAATCCCATGGTGAGCCGCTTAGCGTGATATCTGTTCGGGGTAATCCACAGGCAGTCACACCACACAGTTTATCTGGATTGGCAAACCGAGGGACTACTCGGGCATACGTCGTATCATAGCCCATGATGGTGGTAAACCCCTTTTTATCCGGACTTTCCATTCTAAAACCACGACCGTAGGAAAAAGGGTTGCCATAGTTACCTTGCTGCTGTGAGTGGCCCAGCCCGAAAATGTGGCCCATCTCATGCGCAAAAACATCGACATTGACATTACTCGATGTCACGCCATACATAAGATCATAGCTTTTGAAAAATGCGTTTGGCGAGTAGGCCAAGCCGGCTAAACCCAGACTAAGGTCAGCCTGCATAAACGTCATCACCACATCTGCCCCATAGCGGGAACGTTCAAGAGCCACGTTTTCAAAGGGTGGATAGCCTTCACGCACAGCTTCTAAAACCGAAGGCATGAAATCAAAATCGGCATCGATTTCCATTGTGGCCACCAGGTTGACGCGAAGATCAATGTCAGAGGCTGATAAAGCGAAGTTAAGCCAATTCACCTGATGGTCAAAAAAGCCTTGGGGATCGTTTTTCATATCCGATAGGGTGTCCGTCGTATAGACCATCAAAAGGTCTACAACCTTCTCATCATTGTCAAACCATGCATTTGATGAAGGAGATGGCACAGCTTTAACATGAGTGGATGTTGAGTCTTGGATGTTGTTGCTGGCTTTGGACGGTTGTTGACGATTGGTGCGCTGTTTTTTCGTTTGCGAGCGTGGCTTACCAAATTCAGCGTAGATATCAGGAATAATATAATCAGGTTTGTCGTGCTGAGGTAGTGTCGCTTGGCTTAGGGTAACCATTTGATGATTTCCAGAAGCCATAACGTCAACTTCAGTGGTCGCAAGGCTCATAAACACACTGGTCTGACTAATAGTGATAAGAGAAGTCAGCGGGATGTCGGCATCTTCATTTTCCAAGAAAATACTTTGCGTGCCGTGTTGCCCCTTTACGACATCAACGACGTTGGCGTTTGACGCATCTTTACCAAGATTGATATTAATCGTATCGCCTGGTGTCAAACCCTTCAGAGAATGAATATTAGCCAGCGTAAGAGAAACTGACTTATCCTCCCCAACCAACTCGTTCACCGTCTTATCCGATGTTGCGGAAGTCTTTTCAAAAAGTGGTAAGCCCACTTTTGCGATTGAATTTGCGCTGAAGGTTACTAGAACTATGGATAAAACTGCTTTTATCATGTGTATCCCTTAAATCTCAATTGTTCCAAAGAATGTCCATCTGTCACGCTGTGAGCCATCTGACAACCTTTTAACCATTAATAAAACTAAAATATTGCTATAACGTATTCGACGACAAAACCCTCAAAGCAAATGCCATAATTCGAACTAGCGGAGGCAAAAATATCATACTTAATCAATAACCTATGTAAGACATTTGCCATACTTTAGAGGAAAAAACCAAATGGCGCTACTGAACCGTATATCTGTTGATAAGCTCGATCGAATATCTATCATGTAAACAAAGGAACTTAACTGTGCTGAAGATGAGCACACTCAATATCATTAAAATACTAAGGGTCGGAGCGATAGCAAACACGATGTCCGTCCCGTCGAATCTGATGTAATTAATGATGTAGGTAAGCATTGAACTGCAGGGATGCAGTGAATGCCATTTGTACAAGGAACATATAAACGGCAAGTGCCTTGGCCATAGGGGGTTAAAGGGGGGCTCCCCTTCGAAGAAAACACATCAGAACACTGCAGTTAATAGTTCTGGACAGGCAAAACCATATTCGATGAATATAAGTTCGAATTGAACTGAAGGGTTGCAGATAATCCCCCATTTCCCCTCATAAAGCGCCATTGAAAAACGTTAAGCAAGTTGCCGGTGATTTTCAGGGATGAAAATCAAGTCACGCCTAAGCATGGACGCGCATCGTGACGACGGGTAAGCGTAATGCGGGGAGCCTTTTTCTTTCGCATACGGTTTCTTTTTAGCAAAAAGACAAATTCATCGGGAATGAATTTGGACAGCTTTAGCTGTCTTCAGGGAAATACAAGGATGTATTTCACAAATAATGGTATGGACCCTCTCCTCTCCAAAGGCATCACAATGTGCCAGGATAGAGTTGCGAAAAACTATCAAGAGAAGAGGGTCACATGAATAAAATAACAATCGGGTTAGATACTGCCAAGTCTGTTTTTCATCTGGTGTTTAAAAACACCTGTGGACGGATTCTTAAAAAGAAGAAGTTGAAACGCCATCAGGTAATGCACTTCTTTGCTTACCAACAGGATGTTGTAGTCGCCATGGAAGCTTGTGGAGCGAGTCACTATTGGTGCCGGAAGATTAGTGAATGTGGGCATGAAGTAAAAGCTGTCCCACCGCAACATGTGGCACCTTTTCGTAAAGGTAATAAGAGTGACTACAACGATGCTATTGCCATCGCCGAAGCGGCAATGAGAGAGGATATGCGCTTTGTGCCTGTAAAATCGGAAGCTCAACAGGATATTCAGTTAGTACACCGCGTACGAGAAAGGCTCATTAGACAGCGTACAGCACTGAGCAATCAGGTCAGGGGATTACTGGCCGAGTATGGCATTGTTTTCCCAAAAGGCTTAAGTCAGCTGACTCAGGGAATGGCAGATGTTCTGAATGATGACACAAGCGAGTTAAGCCAATTGGCCATAGACGAATTTCACTATATGTGGATAGAACTTAATGAGTTGGAATCCAGAATAAAACGAGTTGATAAGCAAATTGCCATTATCGCCAAAGAAAACGCAGTATGTCAGAGGTTGCTGACAATGACAGGCGTTGGACCTGTCATTGCAACGGCTATGTTTGCGGCTATTGGCAAAGGCGAAGGTTTTGACAGCGGCAGACATTTAGCTGCGTGGCTCGGGTTAGTGCCAGGGCAACACAGTACCGGTGATAAGCCCAGATTGTTGGGGATAACCAAACGGGGGAATACCTATATGCGCACCCAGTTAATCAACGGTGCAAGAGCGTCGCTCAGGCATGCCAGTAAAAAAGAGGACAAGATCAGTCTTTGGAGCACACAATGTTTGACAAGGATGAGTTTTAACAAAGCCTGTGTGGCGCTAGCTAACAAAATGGCGCGAATGGCTTGGGCAATGCTGAACAATGAGCAGAATTATCGTTATGCAGAGGCTGATTAAATCACGCAATAAACAAGTATAAAATCGACAGATAACAGTGAATAACTCTACTCTGGAAATTGCTTAAGACAACAATATTGATGGTTAACGGTTCATAACCATCCGGCTTAAATCAGCACATACCAAAGGCTCCTGAAGCCGTAGAAATGATTTGAACGTCGGATGCGAAATTCCATCAGGGCTATAGAGTAAAAATACTCTAACAAAAAAGCCGAATATATGGCCGCACTGAATCATGTTAATCACGCAATATAGTGTCTTGCAATCGGAGAGGGTCCATATATGGTATGTGGACCAAAGGGATTTGGTTCAGAAAAGCCATGGATGGCGTTTGTCAGGCTACATTGAAGTCAAAAAAGATATTGGGATTCTTAAGACTAAAATCCAGCCTACACTGTGTCCGTAGGATCAGATTTACCAAAAAACTAAATTCCAACTTATCCAAAACGCCCAGCTAATCCTCGTCCTTTTGATACTTCTCAAGCTTGTTGTACAAGGTTTTTACACTTACCCCAAGCTGCTCAGCCGTTTCGGTTTTGTTGCCGTCATTGTCATCGAGGGTATTGAGAATCGCTTGTTTCTCAAGCTCTTCTAAGGCCATGCCAGTGGGTACCTGACCATCCCAATGACCGGCGTTGCTCTGCTCTTGTTGCAAAACAATGTACTGAGGCTCAATAGTTTCACTGCACAAAATGAAGGCTCGCTCGATGGTATGTTTGAGCTCTCGAACATTACCAGGCCAACTGTAACTGGCAATTTTTTGCAGTGCCTCTGGGCTGATTTGTTTATTGGTCATCTCATGGCTGTTGCGATACGCCAGGAAGTGTTTGGCCAAGCCGGTGATGTCTTTGTCGCGCAGGCGCAAAGGTGGAACGGCAATGGGAAACTGCGCAAGACGATAAAACAAATCTTCGCGAAACACTTCTTCTTCAATGGCCTGTAGCGGATCGCGATTGCTGGCGGCAATCACTCTGACATTGGCGTGTTTTAACTGAGTTGCCCCCACTGGCCGATACTCACCCGACTCCAATACTCGCAATAACTTCACCTGGTGCTCCAACGGCATCTCAGTGACTTCGTCTAAAAATAACGTGCCGCCCTGTGCCTGTTCGAACACGCCTTGGTGATCTTTCACAGCTCCGGTGAAAGCCCCTTTCACATGACCAAATAACTCACTATCCACCAGTTCAGGACTAATTGCGCCACAGTTTACCGCCACGAACGGCCCATCACTGACTTCGCTAAAAAGATGAATGGTGTTGGCCACAAGTTCCTTACCTGAACCACTCTCTCCGGTAATAAAAACGTTGATATCATTTTTAGCGACTTTACGGATAGTGCGGTACAGCTTGCGCATAATCTTGGAGGAACCCGCCAGCAATCCAAATTGGTCCAGGTCACTGGTGCGGGTCTGAGCGTGATTTTCGATGTCTTCAGCAAATTCCTCGGCCATATCAGCCAGACAATCAGTGATCGCCTCCAGTTCAATTGGTTCGCGAAAATGATAACCCGCGCCCTGCGTCATCAATTCATCGATAACCGGGTTAGGTAACCCGTGGCTTAAAAAAATAAATTCGGTATTTTCGAACAGGCGTTCTGCCAGACAAGTGTGCAACTCTTCGTTCTGAACATGTTGCGATTCAATATCCAGCACAACCACCTGATATTCATCACTTTTAAGTTGCTCAACCCAATCGCTATCAGCATCCACTTTTACTTGAATAAAGGCTTTAAACTCCGGCGATTGTATAAGCTGCTGAGCAAACACAGAGTCGCCCACGTTGTACATCAATTTGGGTCGTAATAAGGGATCTGTTTTCATTCGGATACCAAAAAAGCCTTCTTCCATATTCGTTTATCGGCGCAAAGTTTTAGATTTAGTTGCCTGTTGGCTAAACCCAAACACTTCTTTTTTTATGATACGTTGATTTAGTAATAAAGTTCGACTAAATAACGCTCACTTTGTAATTTTTACAGGTTACTCCTGTAATTAATTCCTGCTCCCCCCTAAAAGTGCCCACAAAAGCATCAGTAAAGCCCACCTGACGATGATAAAAATTGGCCTGATGTTTGATTATTAAAATCAGTAACCTTGTTTTTTAGT includes these proteins:
- a CDS encoding IS110 family transposase; amino-acid sequence: MNKITIGLDTAKSVFHLVFKNTCGRILKKKKLKRHQVMHFFAYQQDVVVAMEACGASHYWCRKISECGHEVKAVPPQHVAPFRKGNKSDYNDAIAIAEAAMREDMRFVPVKSEAQQDIQLVHRVRERLIRQRTALSNQVRGLLAEYGIVFPKGLSQLTQGMADVLNDDTSELSQLAIDEFHYMWIELNELESRIKRVDKQIAIIAKENAVCQRLLTMTGVGPVIATAMFAAIGKGEGFDSGRHLAAWLGLVPGQHSTGDKPRLLGITKRGNTYMRTQLINGARASLRHASKKEDKISLWSTQCLTRMSFNKACVALANKMARMAWAMLNNEQNYRYAEAD
- a CDS encoding sigma-54 dependent transcriptional regulator translates to MKTDPLLRPKLMYNVGDSVFAQQLIQSPEFKAFIQVKVDADSDWVEQLKSDEYQVVVLDIESQHVQNEELHTCLAERLFENTEFIFLSHGLPNPVIDELMTQGAGYHFREPIELEAITDCLADMAEEFAEDIENHAQTRTSDLDQFGLLAGSSKIMRKLYRTIRKVAKNDINVFITGESGSGKELVANTIHLFSEVSDGPFVAVNCGAISPELVDSELFGHVKGAFTGAVKDHQGVFEQAQGGTLFLDEVTEMPLEHQVKLLRVLESGEYRPVGATQLKHANVRVIAASNRDPLQAIEEEVFREDLFYRLAQFPIAVPPLRLRDKDITGLAKHFLAYRNSHEMTNKQISPEALQKIASYSWPGNVRELKHTIERAFILCSETIEPQYIVLQQEQSNAGHWDGQVPTGMALEELEKQAILNTLDDNDGNKTETAEQLGVSVKTLYNKLEKYQKDED